Proteins encoded by one window of Dryocola sp. LX212:
- the hsdR gene encoding type I restriction-modification system endonuclease, with protein sequence MDALSATTSTNFSFLAEHDPLFLQIATAAENAFSGDPNTTLIKLRQLGEALAQHIAALVGLTFDEPPTQADLLYRLNRELKFEPTVRELFHLLRIEGNKATHQFKTKHKEALDGLKVARALAIWFHQSFGKQGAAFKPGAFIAPPDPSNQLRQLQTEIDRLKSELTTANIQLDSSQQLQNLLVQEKSEYETLALAMDDETKVLASQAKEQEIALEQLRQQYEEKLKILQAQLTEKDEKQARTQRQEFAQKSRRASQHIALNEELTRILIDQNLNDAGWLADSQELTWANGTRPEKGINKAIAEWPTEHQGKKGRADYVLFCGLTPLATVEAKKENTDVAGKIPQAERYSKGFKITSPMIGAWEREGRTIAWADETDGHYIIPFVYSCNGRPYVPQLAESSGTWFRDVREPSNIRRALQKFHTPQGLLDKLERSKDSAEQKLKQEGFAYLRLRDYQQKAILAVESTLAQNIRNALLAMATGTGKTRTIVGLMYRFLKTERFKRILFLVDRTALGDQATDTFKEAPLEQNQTLSQIYNIAELGDMATQAETRVQVATVQAMVSRIFSSDTPPPVDEFDCIIVDEAHRGYTLDQEMTEGELSTRDASQYLSSYRRVLDYFDAVKIGLTATPAKHTSDIFGKPIYIYSYREAVADDWLIDHEPPIRYETLLTQNGIHFDKGSQVHAINIHTGEVEIDQLEDEVDFNVDAFNRGVISENFNRVICQQLVKELDPFGEEKTLVFCVTDKHADMVKRLLDEAFSAEYENYNQAAVEKITGESDKVKQLIKQYKNERYPNIAVTVDLLSTGIDVPKICNLVFMRRVKSRILFEQMIGRATRRCDDIGKTVFRIYDPVDIYEALSDVNTMKPLVKDPNITLEQLVSELTDTKQLEKALNSPGEQAGETQADVVLSQLSQKVMRILRKAEKRAESRPAVKQKLADLHQIWGVEPKQLHQHLHHLGPRQAAAFIQQQQGLISQLNEIATLLGSEYRPIISEHHDQLEERNQSYGSHQRPEDYLESFADFIQQQLNQSTALAVVVNKPRDLTREQLKEIRLLLDGAGYSEAKLQTAVRNQTNQDIAASIVGHIRRAALGEPLMPFAQRVSQAMINIYNSHAWTTQQRKWLDRLAKQLVHEVIIDHQFINSRFADDGGVKQLNKILVDQLDSVLDELNGAIWPQQSA encoded by the coding sequence ATGGATGCATTAAGTGCTACTACATCGACAAATTTCAGTTTTCTCGCTGAACATGACCCGCTGTTTCTACAAATCGCCACTGCTGCAGAAAATGCCTTCTCAGGCGATCCCAACACCACCTTGATTAAGTTGCGCCAACTAGGTGAAGCCTTAGCACAACATATTGCTGCGCTGGTCGGGCTCACGTTTGATGAACCGCCCACTCAGGCTGATTTACTCTACCGCCTCAATCGCGAGCTAAAATTTGAACCAACGGTACGCGAGCTATTTCATCTATTGCGGATAGAGGGCAACAAGGCCACTCACCAGTTCAAAACCAAGCACAAAGAGGCGCTGGATGGCTTAAAAGTGGCGCGAGCGCTAGCTATCTGGTTCCACCAATCTTTCGGCAAGCAGGGAGCGGCCTTTAAACCCGGCGCTTTTATTGCTCCCCCAGACCCGAGCAATCAGCTCAGGCAACTCCAAACGGAAATCGATCGCCTCAAAAGTGAGCTCACTACCGCCAACATACAGCTAGATTCCAGCCAACAGCTGCAAAATTTGCTGGTGCAGGAAAAGAGTGAATATGAAACGCTGGCGCTAGCCATGGATGATGAAACTAAGGTGTTAGCATCGCAGGCGAAAGAGCAGGAAATTGCACTCGAACAGCTTCGACAGCAATACGAAGAAAAATTAAAAATCCTGCAAGCGCAGCTGACCGAAAAAGATGAAAAGCAGGCCCGAACACAACGGCAAGAGTTTGCCCAGAAGAGCCGCCGTGCTAGCCAACATATCGCGTTAAATGAAGAACTCACCCGTATACTGATTGACCAAAACTTAAATGATGCGGGCTGGCTTGCTGACAGTCAGGAACTGACCTGGGCTAACGGAACTCGCCCTGAAAAGGGGATAAACAAAGCCATTGCCGAATGGCCTACGGAGCATCAGGGTAAAAAAGGTCGCGCTGATTACGTTCTGTTTTGCGGCTTAACTCCGCTGGCCACGGTCGAAGCCAAAAAAGAAAACACCGATGTTGCGGGAAAAATTCCGCAGGCAGAACGCTATAGCAAAGGCTTCAAAATCACTTCCCCCATGATCGGCGCATGGGAGCGTGAAGGCCGAACCATTGCATGGGCGGATGAAACTGACGGGCATTACATTATCCCGTTTGTATACTCCTGCAACGGTCGCCCCTACGTGCCACAGTTGGCCGAGTCATCAGGAACTTGGTTCAGGGACGTGCGCGAACCGTCCAACATCCGCCGTGCGCTGCAAAAGTTTCATACCCCGCAAGGCTTGCTGGATAAACTCGAACGCAGCAAAGACAGCGCCGAACAGAAGCTAAAGCAAGAAGGCTTCGCTTACCTCCGGTTACGCGATTATCAGCAAAAGGCCATTCTCGCCGTTGAAAGCACATTGGCGCAAAACATCCGCAATGCCCTGCTGGCGATGGCAACCGGCACCGGGAAAACACGCACCATTGTTGGCCTGATGTACCGTTTTCTGAAAACTGAACGCTTCAAGCGCATCCTGTTTCTGGTTGACCGCACGGCTTTGGGCGACCAAGCCACGGACACCTTCAAAGAAGCGCCGCTGGAGCAAAACCAGACGCTGTCTCAGATTTACAATATCGCTGAGCTCGGCGATATGGCTACACAGGCAGAAACCCGAGTACAGGTCGCGACGGTACAGGCCATGGTTAGCCGCATTTTTTCCTCGGACACACCACCGCCGGTGGATGAATTTGACTGCATCATCGTTGATGAAGCCCACCGAGGCTACACCTTAGATCAGGAAATGACGGAAGGGGAGCTCTCGACCCGCGACGCCAGCCAATACCTCTCCAGCTACCGTCGAGTGCTCGATTATTTCGACGCGGTAAAAATCGGCCTTACCGCCACACCGGCGAAACACACCAGCGATATCTTCGGCAAACCGATTTACATCTACTCCTACCGTGAAGCCGTGGCGGATGATTGGCTCATCGATCATGAACCCCCGATCCGTTATGAAACGCTGCTGACGCAAAATGGCATCCACTTTGACAAAGGGAGCCAGGTGCATGCCATTAATATCCACACCGGAGAGGTTGAGATTGACCAGCTAGAAGACGAGGTGGATTTCAACGTCGATGCATTTAACCGTGGCGTCATCAGTGAAAACTTTAACCGGGTTATTTGCCAACAGCTCGTGAAAGAGCTCGACCCCTTTGGCGAAGAGAAAACACTGGTTTTCTGCGTCACGGACAAACATGCCGACATGGTCAAACGCCTGCTGGATGAAGCGTTCTCTGCCGAATATGAAAACTATAATCAAGCGGCCGTCGAGAAAATCACCGGTGAAAGTGACAAAGTCAAACAGCTGATCAAACAGTATAAAAATGAGCGCTACCCGAATATTGCCGTCACCGTTGATTTGCTCAGCACCGGCATTGACGTGCCGAAGATTTGTAATCTGGTTTTCATGCGTAGGGTGAAGTCACGTATTTTATTTGAACAAATGATCGGTCGCGCAACGCGCCGCTGTGATGATATTGGCAAAACGGTCTTCCGTATTTACGATCCGGTGGATATTTATGAGGCCCTCAGCGACGTCAACACCATGAAACCGCTGGTCAAAGACCCCAATATCACGCTTGAACAATTGGTCAGCGAGCTAACAGATACTAAACAGCTTGAAAAAGCGCTTAATAGTCCCGGCGAACAGGCCGGGGAAACTCAAGCTGATGTGGTACTCAGCCAGTTAAGCCAAAAGGTGATGCGTATTTTGCGTAAAGCGGAAAAACGCGCAGAAAGTCGTCCGGCGGTGAAACAAAAGTTGGCTGACCTTCACCAGATTTGGGGTGTAGAACCTAAACAACTGCATCAACACCTGCATCATTTAGGGCCGCGTCAGGCGGCTGCCTTCATCCAACAACAGCAAGGGTTAATCAGTCAGCTCAACGAGATAGCTACATTACTCGGCAGTGAATACCGGCCGATTATTTCTGAGCATCATGACCAACTAGAGGAACGTAACCAGAGCTACGGTAGCCATCAACGGCCAGAAGATTACTTGGAAAGCTTTGCGGATTTTATTCAGCAGCAGCTTAACCAATCCACTGCGCTGGCCGTGGTTGTCAACAAACCCCGCGACCTCACTCGTGAACAGCTTAAAGAGATCCGCTTATTATTAGACGGTGCGGGCTATTCCGAAGCTAAACTACAAACCGCCGTGCGTAATCAAACCAATCAGGATATCGCCGCCAGTATTGTCGGCCATATTCGCCGTGCTGCACTAGGGGAACCGCTTATGCCTTTTGCGCAGCGCGTATCACAGGCAATGATCAACATTTATAACAGCCACGCATGGACAACCCAGCAACGAAAATGGCTGGATCGTCTGGCAAAACAGCTGGTTCATGAAGTGATCATTGACCACCAATTTATTAACAGTCGTTTTGCTGATGACGGCGGCGTAAAACAGCTTAATAAGATATTGGTAGACCAACTGGACAGCGTGCTGGATGAACTTAACGGTGCGATCTGGCCACAACAAAGCGCCTGA